In Caballeronia sp. Lep1P3, a single genomic region encodes these proteins:
- a CDS encoding ABC transporter ATP-binding protein → MPLLEVKDLQVEFATHDATVRAVNGVSFTLKEGETLGIVGESGSGKSQTVLAMLGLLASNGRASGRAMYRGDNLLGLPAKALNRVRGNRLSMIFQDPMSSLNPYLSIERQMTEVLELHKKLTRREAKNRAIAMLEAVRIPEAAHRIGQYPHELSGGMRQRVMIAMALLCEPEVLFADEPTTALDVTVQAQVLQLLRDLQRDFGTSIVLITHDLGVVAGLCEKVMVMYGGRVMEQCDAATLFAKPSHPYTIGLLRALPRLDQQGGELTGIPGNPPNMAHPPAGCPFHERCADANAECAERAPALTAVDGTHRLRACHRPVDALTRYQDCSHV, encoded by the coding sequence ATGCCGCTACTCGAAGTCAAGGACCTGCAGGTCGAATTCGCCACGCACGACGCCACGGTGCGCGCCGTCAACGGCGTGAGTTTCACGCTCAAGGAAGGCGAGACGCTCGGCATCGTCGGCGAATCCGGCTCGGGCAAAAGCCAGACGGTGCTCGCCATGCTCGGGCTGCTCGCATCGAACGGGCGCGCGAGTGGGCGCGCGATGTATCGCGGAGACAATCTGCTCGGCTTGCCGGCGAAGGCGCTCAATCGCGTTCGCGGCAATCGTCTCTCGATGATCTTTCAGGACCCGATGAGTTCGCTCAATCCGTACCTGAGCATCGAGCGGCAAATGACGGAAGTGCTGGAACTGCACAAGAAGCTGACGCGCCGCGAAGCGAAGAACCGCGCCATCGCCATGCTCGAAGCCGTGCGCATTCCCGAGGCGGCGCATCGCATCGGGCAGTATCCGCACGAGTTGTCGGGCGGCATGCGCCAGCGCGTGATGATTGCCATGGCGCTTCTGTGCGAACCCGAAGTCCTGTTTGCCGACGAGCCGACCACCGCGCTCGACGTCACCGTGCAGGCGCAAGTGCTGCAACTGCTGCGCGATTTGCAGCGCGACTTCGGCACGTCCATCGTGCTGATTACGCACGATCTGGGCGTCGTCGCCGGACTTTGCGAGAAAGTAATGGTGATGTACGGCGGCCGCGTGATGGAGCAGTGCGATGCCGCGACGCTGTTCGCGAAGCCTTCGCATCCGTACACGATCGGCCTGTTGCGCGCGTTGCCGCGGCTGGACCAGCAAGGCGGCGAACTGACGGGCATTCCCGGCAATCCGCCGAACATGGCGCATCCGCCTGCCGGCTGTCCCTTCCACGAACGGTGTGCCGACGCGAACGCCGAGTGCGCCGAGCGCGCGCCCGCGCTGACGGCCGTGGACGGAACGCATCGGCTGCGCGCGTGTCACCGGCCCGTCGATGCCTTGACCCGATATCAGGACTGCAGCCATGTCTGA
- a CDS encoding ABC transporter permease subunit, whose product MKSASLAPMLEKAVAGRSPWQDARARFVRNRAAVASLALLVAITLACIAGPWFLPNQFDSADWNAMSVPPTFTNWHLFGTDETGRDLLVRCLVGGRVSLMIGALATLSSVTLGIVWGAIAGFVGGRVDNAMMRVVDMMYAIPYLLIAILMVTLLGREFYLVVLTITVFSWMDMARVVRGQTLAIRSKEYVEAARAIGVPTRRIIARHVVPNLLGIVAIYTTVTVPGVILTESVLSFLGLGVQEPMTSWGVLIQNGVGVMEASPWILLFPAALLSVTLYCINFVGDGLRDALDPKDR is encoded by the coding sequence ATGAAATCTGCTTCTCTGGCGCCCATGTTGGAAAAGGCCGTCGCGGGCCGCAGTCCGTGGCAGGACGCTCGCGCGCGATTCGTGCGCAACCGGGCGGCGGTGGCGAGCCTCGCGCTTCTCGTCGCGATCACGCTCGCATGCATCGCCGGGCCGTGGTTCTTGCCGAATCAGTTCGATTCCGCCGACTGGAACGCGATGAGCGTGCCGCCCACTTTCACCAACTGGCACCTCTTCGGCACCGACGAAACCGGCCGCGATCTGCTTGTGCGCTGTCTCGTGGGCGGGCGCGTGTCGCTGATGATCGGCGCGCTCGCCACGCTGAGTTCGGTCACGCTCGGCATCGTGTGGGGCGCGATTGCGGGCTTCGTCGGCGGGCGCGTGGATAACGCGATGATGCGCGTCGTCGACATGATGTACGCCATTCCGTATCTGCTCATCGCGATTTTGATGGTGACGTTGCTCGGACGCGAGTTCTACCTGGTTGTGCTGACCATCACCGTGTTCTCGTGGATGGACATGGCGCGCGTGGTGCGCGGCCAGACGCTCGCGATCCGTTCGAAGGAATACGTCGAGGCCGCGCGCGCCATCGGCGTGCCGACGCGGCGCATCATCGCGCGGCATGTCGTGCCTAATCTGCTCGGCATCGTCGCGATTTATACGACCGTCACCGTGCCGGGCGTGATTCTCACGGAGTCCGTCCTGTCGTTTCTCGGCCTTGGCGTTCAGGAGCCGATGACAAGCTGGGGCGTGCTGATTCAGAACGGCGTCGGCGTGATGGAAGCCTCGCCGTGGATTCTGCTGTTCCCGGCCGCGCTGCTGTCGGTCACGCTTTATTGCATCAATTTTGTCGGCGACGGGCTGCGCGATGCGCTCGATCCCAAGGACCGGTGA
- a CDS encoding ABC transporter permease subunit, translating into MWSYTLRRVLLTLPTLLIVVTVCYLLLHATPGGPFDSERKVSAEVLANLQAKYRLGEPLWKQYLLYLDGLLHGDLGASFRYADWSVNDLVLRALPVSLAIGGVSMALAIVTGVLLGMAAALRRNSIADYAVMLVSNAGNAFPSFVIGPVLILVFAIGLKWLPAGGWNGFDVRYMVLPVALLVMINVATVGRVTRASLIEVMNAPYIRTARAKGLPLRAIVLRHALKPTLIPVVSVIGPLAISSITAAVVTESVFSLPGIGKLIVNGAANRDYTLVLGLVVLVTVVAVLLNLLVDLAYAWLDPKIRY; encoded by the coding sequence ATGTGGTCTTATACGTTGCGGCGCGTGCTGCTTACGCTGCCGACGCTGCTGATCGTGGTCACGGTCTGCTATCTGCTTCTGCACGCGACGCCCGGCGGCCCGTTCGACAGCGAGCGCAAGGTGTCCGCCGAAGTGCTTGCGAACCTGCAGGCCAAGTATCGCCTCGGCGAGCCGTTGTGGAAGCAGTACCTGCTCTATCTCGACGGCCTCTTGCACGGCGACCTCGGCGCTTCTTTCCGCTATGCGGACTGGAGCGTGAACGATCTCGTGTTGCGCGCGCTGCCGGTGTCGCTGGCAATCGGCGGCGTGTCGATGGCGCTCGCCATCGTCACCGGCGTGCTGCTCGGCATGGCGGCGGCGCTGCGGCGCAACAGCATCGCGGATTACGCGGTGATGCTCGTCAGCAATGCGGGCAACGCGTTTCCGTCGTTCGTCATCGGCCCGGTGCTGATTCTCGTGTTCGCCATCGGTCTCAAGTGGCTGCCCGCCGGCGGCTGGAACGGCTTCGACGTGCGCTACATGGTGCTGCCGGTCGCGCTGCTCGTCATGATCAACGTCGCGACGGTCGGCCGTGTCACGCGCGCGAGCCTGATCGAAGTGATGAACGCGCCGTACATTCGCACCGCGCGCGCAAAGGGTCTGCCGCTGCGCGCCATCGTGCTGCGCCACGCGCTCAAGCCCACGCTCATTCCTGTGGTGTCCGTCATCGGGCCGCTGGCGATCTCGTCGATCACGGCGGCGGTCGTCACCGAATCCGTGTTCTCGCTGCCGGGCATCGGCAAGCTGATCGTGAACGGCGCCGCCAATCGCGACTACACGCTCGTGCTGGGTCTCGTCGTGCTGGTCACCGTCGTCGCCGTGCTGCTCAATCTGCTGGTCGATCTCGCGTATGCGTGGCTCGACCCGAAAATTCGCTACTGA
- a CDS encoding peptide ABC transporter substrate-binding protein — protein MKSFAAFATTALALAALSHTAAAAVVPPGVTLAAKQELVRNNGSEVETLDPALVESVGAANLARDLFEGLTATNGDGAVVPGVAEKWEQKDATTWIFHLRNNARWSNGESVTANDFVYGCQRFIAPKTASPYASVFGPFLLNGADIVAGKKPVSALGVRAIDANTLEVKTASPVPFLPELMSNANFAPVHRASVEKFGKDWTKPGKLVSNGPFQLKDWQVNSKLVIAKNATYWDKDHVQLTQVTYLPIEDENTDVKLFQSGENDMTYQLPTGTYAKYRQQFPNDIRNSLILGTRYYSFNNRDPLLKDVRVRKALSMVIDRELLAQRVTADGQTPSYGLMPQGVSGADVSSYEWAAWPMDKRVAEAKKLLEQAGVKPGTKLRFAMNTSDYNKKMAIFMASEWKTKLGLAMDIESMEFKVLLKKRHDGDYQIARNGWVADYNDATTFLTLVQCKSEQNDNFNCNPKAEALIKEAGESTDLVKRRRLMTEAAKTVMDDYPMLPLLQYGLPRLVGSYVGGYSVKNPMDHYGSKDLYIVKH, from the coding sequence ATGAAGTCATTCGCTGCTTTTGCCACGACGGCGCTCGCGCTCGCCGCACTGTCCCATACCGCGGCGGCCGCCGTCGTGCCGCCGGGCGTCACGCTCGCCGCGAAGCAGGAACTGGTGCGCAACAACGGTTCCGAGGTCGAGACGCTCGATCCGGCGCTCGTCGAGAGCGTCGGCGCGGCGAATCTCGCGCGCGATCTTTTCGAGGGCCTGACTGCCACCAATGGCGACGGCGCGGTCGTGCCGGGCGTCGCGGAAAAGTGGGAGCAAAAAGACGCGACGACGTGGATCTTCCATCTGCGCAACAACGCGCGCTGGTCCAATGGCGAGAGCGTCACCGCGAACGACTTCGTCTACGGATGCCAGCGCTTCATCGCCCCGAAAACGGCGTCGCCGTATGCCAGCGTATTCGGGCCGTTCCTGCTGAACGGCGCGGACATCGTCGCGGGCAAGAAGCCGGTGAGCGCGCTCGGCGTGCGCGCCATTGACGCGAACACGCTCGAAGTCAAGACCGCGAGTCCCGTGCCGTTCTTGCCCGAACTGATGTCGAACGCGAACTTCGCGCCGGTGCATCGCGCGAGCGTCGAGAAGTTCGGCAAGGACTGGACCAAGCCCGGCAAGCTCGTCAGCAATGGTCCGTTCCAGTTGAAAGACTGGCAGGTCAACAGCAAGCTCGTGATCGCGAAGAACGCGACTTACTGGGACAAGGATCACGTCCAGTTGACGCAGGTGACTTATCTGCCGATCGAAGACGAAAACACCGACGTCAAGCTCTTCCAGTCCGGCGAGAACGACATGACGTATCAGTTGCCGACCGGCACCTACGCGAAATATCGCCAGCAGTTTCCGAACGACATCCGCAACTCGCTGATTCTCGGCACGCGCTACTACAGTTTCAACAACCGCGACCCGCTTTTGAAAGACGTTCGCGTGCGCAAGGCGCTTTCGATGGTGATCGACCGCGAACTGCTCGCGCAGCGCGTCACAGCCGACGGCCAGACGCCGAGCTACGGCCTGATGCCGCAGGGCGTGAGCGGCGCGGATGTGTCCAGCTACGAGTGGGCCGCCTGGCCGATGGACAAGCGCGTCGCCGAAGCGAAGAAGCTCCTGGAGCAGGCGGGCGTGAAGCCCGGCACGAAATTGCGCTTCGCGATGAACACGAGCGACTACAACAAGAAGATGGCGATCTTCATGGCGTCCGAATGGAAGACGAAGCTCGGCCTCGCGATGGACATCGAATCGATGGAGTTCAAGGTGCTGCTAAAGAAGCGCCATGACGGCGACTATCAGATCGCGCGCAACGGCTGGGTGGCGGATTACAACGACGCAACGACCTTTCTGACGCTCGTGCAGTGCAAGTCCGAACAGAACGACAACTTCAACTGCAATCCGAAAGCCGAGGCGCTCATCAAGGAAGCGGGCGAGAGCACCGATCTCGTCAAGCGCAGGCGCCTGATGACGGAAGCGGCGAAGACCGTGATGGACGACTATCCGATGCTGCCGCTGCTCCAGTACGGCTTGCCGCGCCTCGTCGGGAGCTATGTCGGCGGTTATTCCGTGAAGAATCCGATGGATCACTACGGCAGCAAGGACCTCTACATCGTCAAGCATTGA
- a CDS encoding VOC family protein — MNAHVDPIPEGRHGVIPYIAVAGGVTAIDFYKKAFGATEVFSMQEPGGRIGHAELLIGGNPFYLSDEFPEMDVKGPLAVGGTPVMLHLYVEDVDAVVQRAVDEGATILRAVADQFYGDRGGKLRDPFGHVWWIATHKEDVPPDELRARAERLFGGGA; from the coding sequence ATGAATGCACACGTCGATCCGATCCCCGAAGGCCGTCATGGCGTGATCCCGTATATCGCGGTGGCGGGCGGCGTCACGGCCATCGATTTCTACAAGAAGGCTTTCGGCGCGACCGAAGTCTTCAGCATGCAGGAACCGGGCGGGCGCATCGGGCATGCGGAATTGCTGATCGGCGGCAATCCGTTCTATCTGAGCGACGAGTTTCCCGAAATGGACGTGAAGGGGCCGCTCGCGGTCGGCGGCACGCCGGTCATGCTCCATCTATACGTGGAAGACGTCGATGCAGTCGTGCAACGCGCGGTAGACGAGGGCGCGACCATCCTGCGCGCGGTCGCGGACCAGTTCTACGGCGATCGCGGCGGCAAGCTGCGCGATCCGTTCGGCCATGTTTGGTGGATCGCAACTCACAAGGAGGACGTGCCGCCCGACGAGTTGCGCGCCCGCGCCGAACGGCTTTTCGGCGGCGGCGCCTGA
- a CDS encoding SDR family NAD(P)-dependent oxidoreductase, producing the protein MHDLKGKSVLITGASTGIGAAAARAFGRYGANVAVHYNNSKDKAEDVAKDVRALGVSAITVHADVRDSNAIAAAVAQTVDAFGKIDVLINNAGSLVKREPLESASDELFDEIMHINARSVVAFTRAALPSLRSGGGGSIINVTSVAARNGGGPGALLYAASKGFVSTITKGMAKEFVADRIRVNAVAPGVIETPFHDRFTTPEQLDAFRKAIPMGFVGEPDDCSGAFLYLASEAMSRYVTGQIIDVNGGQLMP; encoded by the coding sequence ATGCACGACCTCAAAGGCAAGTCGGTCCTGATCACCGGCGCGAGCACCGGCATCGGCGCGGCGGCGGCGCGCGCGTTCGGGCGTTACGGCGCGAACGTCGCCGTGCACTACAACAACTCGAAGGACAAGGCGGAGGACGTTGCGAAGGACGTGCGCGCGCTCGGCGTCTCGGCGATCACCGTACACGCGGACGTGCGCGATTCGAACGCGATCGCCGCCGCCGTCGCGCAGACCGTCGATGCGTTCGGGAAGATCGACGTGCTCATCAACAACGCGGGCAGTCTCGTGAAACGCGAGCCGCTCGAATCCGCGAGCGACGAACTCTTCGACGAGATCATGCATATCAACGCGCGTTCGGTCGTCGCGTTCACGCGCGCCGCGCTGCCGTCGCTGCGCTCGGGCGGCGGCGGCTCGATCATCAACGTGACCTCGGTGGCGGCGCGCAACGGCGGCGGGCCGGGCGCGCTGCTGTATGCCGCATCGAAGGGATTCGTCAGCACCATCACGAAAGGCATGGCGAAGGAGTTCGTCGCGGACCGCATCCGCGTGAACGCTGTCGCGCCGGGCGTCATCGAAACGCCGTTTCACGACCGCTTCACGACGCCGGAGCAACTCGACGCGTTTCGCAAGGCCATTCCGATGGGCTTCGTCGGCGAGCCGGACGATTGCAGCGGCGCGTTTCTGTACCTCGCGTCCGAGGCGATGTCGCGTTACGTGACCGGGCAGATCATCGACGTCAATGGCGGCCAGTTGATGCCCTGA
- the ggt gene encoding gamma-glutamyltransferase, with product MNQQHRFRSLALAAVAAAAFSVAGFVETSPAYAKTSGTQPQVLTASAVAVADKFAADTAAQIFRQGGNAVDAAVAIAFTLAVTYPEAGNIGGGGFMTLYVDHRPYFLDYRERAPMSATRNMYLDDKGEVIKGMSLYGHRAVGVPGTVEGMWEAQKRFGKLKWKQVLAPAIKYAQDGFVVDDQLIQRRDRASKDFAGKTNFDLYFGSMKAGEVFKQPDLAQTLQRIADKGAKGFYEGKTAELIATSMTGHGLITARDLADYKAVWRQPVVASWNGYRVITAPPPSSGGVGLVQLLKMKADLKDKFDGVPLDSAQYIHLVAEIEKRVFADRAQYLGDPDFYKVPVAQLIDDDYILKRAQEVNPDVPSDTKSVQPGLGTSMPEKAETTHFSVVDKWGNAVSNTYTINGYFGSGVVAEGTGIVLNDEMDDFSAKPGVANMFGVVGSDANAIAPKKRPLSSMTPTILTKDDQVAMVIGTPGGSRIFTSIFQVLSNVYDFEMPLPEAVGATRFHHQLLPPNTIYQEPYHQLDPDVVKALEAKGYTFTMQGFNGDIQAIRINGETPEPMSDPRGRGVSRVIQ from the coding sequence TTGAACCAGCAACATCGCTTTCGATCCCTCGCGCTCGCGGCCGTTGCCGCCGCCGCGTTCAGCGTGGCGGGCTTCGTCGAAACGTCGCCCGCGTATGCAAAGACTTCGGGCACGCAGCCCCAGGTTCTGACTGCCTCGGCGGTTGCCGTCGCCGACAAGTTCGCCGCCGACACCGCCGCGCAGATCTTCAGGCAAGGCGGCAACGCGGTCGATGCCGCCGTCGCCATCGCGTTCACGCTCGCGGTCACGTATCCGGAAGCCGGCAACATCGGCGGCGGCGGATTCATGACGCTCTACGTGGACCATCGGCCGTACTTCCTCGACTATCGCGAACGCGCGCCGATGTCCGCGACGCGCAACATGTATCTCGACGACAAGGGCGAAGTCATCAAGGGCATGAGCCTTTACGGGCATCGCGCGGTGGGCGTGCCGGGCACCGTCGAAGGCATGTGGGAAGCGCAGAAGCGCTTCGGCAAGCTGAAGTGGAAACAGGTGCTCGCGCCCGCGATCAAGTACGCGCAGGACGGTTTCGTCGTCGACGATCAGCTCATCCAGCGGCGCGACCGCGCATCGAAGGACTTCGCCGGCAAGACGAACTTCGATCTCTACTTCGGCAGCATGAAGGCGGGCGAGGTCTTCAAGCAGCCGGATCTCGCGCAGACGCTGCAGCGCATCGCCGACAAGGGCGCGAAAGGCTTCTACGAAGGCAAGACCGCCGAACTGATCGCGACGTCGATGACCGGCCACGGCCTCATCACCGCGCGCGATCTCGCGGACTACAAGGCGGTATGGCGTCAGCCGGTCGTCGCGAGCTGGAACGGCTATCGCGTGATCACCGCGCCGCCGCCGAGTTCGGGCGGCGTCGGCCTCGTCCAGTTGCTGAAGATGAAAGCCGATCTCAAGGACAAGTTCGACGGCGTGCCGCTCGACTCCGCGCAGTACATTCACCTCGTCGCGGAAATCGAAAAACGCGTGTTCGCCGACCGCGCGCAGTATCTCGGCGATCCGGACTTCTACAAGGTGCCCGTCGCGCAACTGATCGACGACGACTACATCCTCAAGCGCGCGCAGGAAGTGAATCCCGATGTGCCGTCCGACACGAAGAGCGTGCAGCCGGGCCTCGGCACGTCGATGCCGGAGAAGGCCGAAACCACGCACTTTTCGGTCGTCGACAAGTGGGGCAACGCAGTGTCGAACACGTACACGATCAACGGCTATTTCGGCTCGGGCGTGGTCGCTGAAGGCACGGGCATCGTGTTGAACGACGAAATGGACGACTTCTCCGCGAAGCCGGGCGTCGCGAACATGTTCGGCGTGGTCGGCAGCGATGCGAACGCCATCGCGCCGAAGAAGCGCCCGCTCTCGTCGATGACGCCGACCATCCTCACGAAGGACGACCAGGTCGCGATGGTGATCGGCACGCCGGGCGGCTCGCGCATCTTCACGTCGATCTTCCAGGTGCTCTCGAACGTGTACGACTTCGAGATGCCGCTGCCGGAAGCCGTCGGCGCAACGCGCTTTCATCATCAGTTGCTGCCGCCGAACACGATCTACCAGGAGCCGTATCACCAGCTCGATCCGGATGTCGTGAAGGCGCTCGAAGCGAAGGGCTACACGTTCACGATGCAGGGCTTCAACGGCGACATCCAGGCGATCCGCATCAACGGCGAAACGCCCGAGCCGATGTCCGATCCGCGCGGACGCGGCGTATCGCGCGTCATTCAGTGA
- a CDS encoding NCS2 family permease, translated as MLESPAQQLGDIPSAESEVRVERAGGGFLDRYFGISRAGSTQKREVVAGVTTFLAMVYSVFVVPGMLGKAGFDTSAVFVAVCLTTAFGSLLMGVWARLPIAIGCAISLTAFTAFGLVLGKGLSPAIALGAVFLMGVVFTAISVTGVRSWILRNLPTGVAHGTGIGIGLFLLLIASNDVGLIVKNPAPGMPVSLGHITAFPVLMSVLGLAAIFGLERRRVPGGILLVVIGLSAIGLVFDPSVRYHGVFAWPALSAPGHASLIGAMDIKGALSMAVLPSVLALVMTAVFDATGTIRAVAGQAGQIDANGRIVNGGRALTADSLSSIFSACFGGAPAAAYIESSVGVAAGAKTGLAASVVGALFLAVMFLSPLAGLVPSYATAPALMYVGLLMLGNVSKLHMDDTVDTMSGLVCAVFIVLTANIVTGIMLGFCTLVIGRIVAGEIRKLNVGTVAIAVVLAVFYLGGWAI; from the coding sequence ATGTTGGAATCCCCCGCGCAGCAGCTTGGCGATATCCCTTCCGCCGAATCCGAGGTGCGCGTCGAGCGCGCCGGCGGCGGCTTTCTCGATCGCTATTTCGGCATTTCCAGAGCCGGCAGTACGCAGAAACGCGAAGTCGTCGCGGGCGTGACGACCTTCCTCGCGATGGTCTATTCCGTCTTCGTCGTGCCGGGCATGCTCGGCAAGGCGGGGTTCGACACGAGCGCGGTGTTCGTCGCCGTGTGTCTCACGACGGCGTTCGGCTCGCTCCTGATGGGCGTGTGGGCGCGCCTGCCGATCGCCATCGGCTGCGCGATTTCGCTCACGGCGTTCACCGCGTTCGGACTCGTGCTGGGCAAGGGGCTGTCGCCCGCCATCGCGCTCGGCGCGGTGTTTCTCATGGGCGTGGTTTTCACGGCGATCTCCGTGACCGGCGTGCGCTCGTGGATTCTGCGTAATCTGCCGACGGGCGTGGCGCACGGCACGGGCATCGGCATCGGGCTGTTTCTGCTGCTGATCGCATCGAACGATGTCGGGCTGATCGTCAAGAATCCCGCGCCCGGCATGCCGGTTTCGCTCGGGCACATCACGGCGTTTCCGGTGCTGATGTCCGTGCTCGGTCTCGCTGCCATCTTCGGACTGGAGCGCCGGCGCGTGCCGGGCGGCATCTTGCTCGTGGTGATCGGACTGTCGGCGATCGGGCTCGTCTTCGATCCGTCCGTGCGCTATCACGGCGTCTTCGCGTGGCCGGCGTTGTCCGCGCCGGGCCACGCGTCGCTGATCGGCGCAATGGACATCAAGGGCGCGCTGTCGATGGCGGTGCTGCCGAGCGTGCTGGCGCTCGTGATGACCGCCGTGTTCGACGCCACCGGCACGATCCGCGCCGTCGCGGGGCAGGCGGGCCAGATCGACGCGAACGGGCGCATCGTCAACGGCGGCCGCGCGCTGACGGCCGATTCGCTCAGTTCCATTTTCTCGGCGTGCTTTGGCGGCGCGCCGGCGGCGGCTTACATCGAATCGTCGGTGGGCGTCGCGGCGGGCGCGAAGACCGGTCTCGCGGCGAGCGTCGTCGGCGCGCTGTTTCTCGCCGTGATGTTCCTGTCGCCGCTCGCGGGCCTCGTGCCCTCCTACGCGACCGCGCCGGCGCTCATGTACGTCGGCCTGCTGATGCTCGGCAACGTCAGCAAATTGCATATGGACGACACCGTCGACACGATGTCCGGCCTCGTCTGCGCGGTGTTCATCGTGCTGACGGCGAACATCGTGACGGGCATCATGCTGGGGTTCTGCACGCTGGTGATCGGCCGGATCGTCGCGGGCGAGATCCGCAAGCTGAACGTGGGCACGGTGGCGATCGCGGTCGTGCTGGCGGTGTTCTATCTCGGCGGCTGGGCGATCTGA
- a CDS encoding ABC transporter substrate-binding protein, translating into MSHKKSVSKSASFALRAMLAALAVTSFSAHARDITQIRFAVDPSYPPFESKQADGKLVGFDIDLGNALCAQMKAKCVWVENSFDGMIPGLKARKFDAVLSDMGITEERLKQIDFTKPLYNTHAQLVARADSHLLPTPQALKGKRVGVEQGTVQERYAKAKWEPQGVTIVAYGDEEQVEGDLVAGRIDAMFTDAAQAAIGFLKKPQGKPFALVGPIVEDKAIIGPGTAIGLRKGDADLQKGLDQAFDAIQKDGTFKRIMAKYFETDVSIR; encoded by the coding sequence ATGTCGCACAAGAAGTCCGTCAGCAAGTCCGCATCGTTCGCCCTGCGCGCGATGCTCGCCGCACTCGCCGTCACCTCGTTCTCCGCTCACGCGCGAGACATCACGCAAATCCGCTTCGCCGTCGATCCTTCGTATCCGCCGTTCGAATCGAAGCAGGCGGACGGCAAGCTCGTCGGTTTCGACATCGATCTCGGCAATGCGCTCTGCGCGCAGATGAAGGCCAAGTGCGTGTGGGTCGAGAATAGCTTCGACGGCATGATTCCCGGCCTGAAGGCCCGCAAATTCGACGCCGTGCTTTCCGACATGGGCATCACCGAAGAGCGCCTGAAGCAGATCGACTTCACGAAGCCGCTCTATAACACGCACGCGCAGCTCGTCGCGCGCGCGGACTCCCATCTCTTGCCGACGCCGCAGGCGCTCAAGGGCAAGCGCGTCGGCGTGGAGCAGGGCACGGTGCAGGAACGCTATGCCAAGGCGAAGTGGGAGCCGCAGGGCGTAACCATCGTGGCTTACGGCGACGAGGAACAGGTCGAGGGTGATCTGGTCGCGGGCCGCATCGACGCCATGTTCACCGACGCCGCGCAAGCCGCCATCGGCTTTCTGAAAAAGCCGCAGGGCAAGCCGTTCGCGCTCGTGGGGCCGATCGTCGAGGACAAGGCGATCATCGGTCCGGGCACGGCGATCGGCTTGCGCAAGGGCGACGCCGATCTGCAGAAGGGCCTGGATCAGGCGTTCGACGCGATCCAGAAGGACGGCACATTCAAGCGCATCATGGCGAAGTACTTCGAGACGGACGTTTCCATCCGGTAA
- a CDS encoding calcium:proton antiporter, with amino-acid sequence MKNKLNWTTLTPILAIVVLACAALIHGAVLTVLAAIALAFAVFAAVHHAEVVAHRVGEPFGTLVLAVAVTVIEVALIVSVMLSGGPEKAGLPRDTVFAAIMICSSGIVGLCLLVGGLRHHVQDFQLQGASAALATLCALSVLTLVLPNFTSTVVGPALSTSQLVFVGVVSLVLYVVFVFVQTIRHRDYFLAPTPRAVANPTPSDDDAHGAPHAPPPSNGEAWFALALLLLSLVAVVGLAKLLSPTVEAGVAAAGAPEAVVGVVIAALVLLPEGLAALRAARLDRLQTSLNLALGSALASIGLTIPTVALVSIGMAQPISLGLAPKEITMLALTLLVSVITLGTGRSTVLQGVVHLVIFATFLFLSVVP; translated from the coding sequence ATGAAAAACAAGCTGAACTGGACCACCCTGACGCCGATCCTCGCAATCGTCGTGCTGGCGTGCGCCGCGTTGATCCACGGCGCGGTGTTGACGGTGCTCGCCGCGATCGCGCTCGCGTTCGCGGTCTTCGCGGCGGTGCATCACGCGGAAGTCGTGGCGCATCGCGTCGGCGAGCCGTTCGGCACGCTGGTGCTCGCCGTTGCGGTGACGGTGATCGAAGTTGCGCTGATCGTCTCCGTGATGCTGTCGGGCGGTCCGGAGAAGGCGGGCTTGCCGCGCGATACGGTGTTCGCCGCGATCATGATCTGCAGCAGCGGCATCGTCGGGCTGTGTCTTCTGGTGGGCGGCTTGCGGCATCACGTTCAGGACTTCCAGTTGCAGGGCGCGAGCGCCGCGCTTGCCACGCTTTGCGCTCTGTCCGTGCTCACGCTCGTGCTGCCGAATTTCACGAGCACGGTGGTGGGACCGGCGTTGTCGACGTCGCAGCTCGTGTTCGTGGGCGTCGTTTCGCTCGTGCTGTATGTCGTCTTCGTGTTCGTGCAGACGATTCGTCACCGCGATTACTTTCTTGCGCCGACGCCCCGCGCGGTGGCGAACCCGACGCCATCCGACGACGATGCGCACGGCGCGCCGCACGCGCCGCCGCCCAGCAACGGCGAAGCGTGGTTCGCGCTCGCGCTATTGCTGCTGTCGCTCGTCGCGGTGGTCGGGCTGGCGAAGCTGCTTTCGCCGACGGTCGAAGCGGGCGTGGCCGCGGCGGGCGCGCCCGAAGCGGTGGTGGGCGTGGTGATCGCCGCGCTGGTGCTGCTTCCCGAAGGGCTGGCGGCGTTGCGCGCGGCGCGGCTGGATCGGCTCCAGACGAGCCTGAATCTCGCGCTCGGCTCGGCGCTCGCGAGCATCGGGCTGACGATTCCCACCGTCGCGCTCGTGTCGATCGGCATGGCGCAGCCCATCTCGCTCGGCCTCGCGCCCAAGGAAATCACGATGCTCGCGCTCACGCTGCTCGTCTCCGTTATCACGCTCGGCACCGGGCGCTCGACAGTGCTGCAAGGCGTCGTGCATCTCGTCATCTTCGCGACGTTCCTGTTCCTTTCCGTCGTCCCGTAA